GGCGGCGGGAGTCGAGGTGGGTCGGCTGGACGACGACGAAGCCGGCGGCGGCCCACCTGTCGACGAGCGGCTCGTACCCGTCCATGGACCAGGCGTTGCCGTGGGAGAACACGATCACTGGGAGGTGGTGGCCGGACACCGGGGCGGTGACCTTGACCGCCAGGTCGATGTCGCGTCCGGTGGTGGGCACGGGGACGGGCTTGATCGCCATGATCTGCTGTGCGAGCTGGTGCAGGTGCATGCGGTTGCTGCTTCCTCTGCGCTGGTGAGGGTGTCTGCCACAATCAGGCGGAACGCTGTTCCGCCAAATTTAGCGGAACAATGTTCCGCGAGCAAGGGAGGAACTGTGATCGAGTCGCCTGGGGCACGTGAGGCAGGCGTACGCCGTAACCGCGAGGCCCTTCTCGCCGCTGCTGCCGCGGTGTTCGTGGAGCAGGGGGTGCAGGCGCCCATCCGCGACATCGCCGGGCGGGCCGGCGTGGGCCTCGGCACGGTCTACCGCCACTTCCCCAACCGCGCCGAGTTGGTCATCGCGGTGTACCGCCACCAGATCGAGGAGTGTGTGGCGCTGGCGTCGGCGCTGGAGCGGGAAAGCATCGCGCCCGGTGAGGCACTGACGCGCTGGATCGAGGCGTTCGTGGAGTTCCTGGTGACCAAGCACGGGCTCGGCGTCGCCCTACAGTCGGAGGATCCGAGCCTGCTCACGCTGCATGAGCTGATGCTCGACAAGCTCGTCCCGGCATGCGCGTCGCTGATTGCCGCAGGCGTGTCCGCAGGCGAGATCGACCCCAGCGTGACCGCGTACACCCTCATGCGTGCCGTGGGGAACCTGTGCATCCTCGGCCCGGGCTACGAGCGGGCCCACGCGCAGGACATGGTGGCCCGCCTGCTGGTCGGATGTCGCACCGCCCGGTGACACCTGCGAGGGAGGCCGGGTCAGCGGGTGAGGCCGACGAAGGTGGCCAGCCGGGCCACACCCGGCGGTACCGGTCGGCACCGGGCAAGCTCGCCGAGGAGGGTACGGGTCGACGGCCGCGCCCGGACCTCGGCCGGCGCGACCCCATCGGCCGCGACAAGCATCCGGCCCGCCCCGGCCGGGTCACCGGCGAGCAGGTACGCCCGCGCGGCGTCCACCAGGTAGGCGCCCCGGTACTCGGCCGGCAGCCGCCGCCACCCGTCCCGCCGGATCACCAACTCGTGCCGGGTGACCGCCTCGGCCAACTCGCCCCGCTCGACCGCCACCAGCACCCGCGCCATCTCCACGGCGACCGGCCCGAAGCTCGTACGCTGTGGATCGTCCGCGACCTCGGCCCGGCTCGCCACGCCGTCGGCCCAGTCGAGCAGCGCCTCGGCCTGCCGAGCTTCGCCGCAGCCGGCGGCGGCGAGGGCACCCTGGAGCAGCAGCGTCCCACCCACGGCCCACTCCTGCGCCCGCCGACCCGACGGCGACGGACCGTCCCCCGCCGGCACCCGGGACGGCCGCTTCGCCGCCATGGTCAGCCGCTGCGCGGCCACGACGGTGGCGGCCAGCGCCAGCCGCTGCCGGCCGGCGAGCCGCAACGCCTGCCCGATCGAGATGGTCGCCGTACCCACAAGCACCGCATCACCACCGGCCGCCGCCACCGCCCGGTCGGCGGTCAGCCAGCCGAGGCCGGCCTCACCCAGCTTCACCAACACCGACGAGGCGATCCGGTACGCCTGCACCGCCAGCTCCGCCGGCCCCGGCTCCCCCACCGGCCTGGTCTGCACGGCGTCCAGCAAACCTGGCAGCGCCCGCACCACCTGGGCGTACTGCCCATGCTGGAAACTCAACCAGGCGTGCCCCACCTGCCGGCGCAGCTCCGCCGTCGACACCGGACGCACCGGTGCCTGGAACACCCCGTGCCGGGCGAGCGCCGCGCGTACCCCGTCAAGGCCGTCGCGGACGTCGCCACCGGCCGGCGGCGGTTGCTCGCCGAGCAGCGCCGCCGGGTCGACGCGCAGCACCTTGGCGATATCCTGGATCACCGAGTACCTGTCGAGCCGGCGGACGCCCCGCTCCACCTTGTCGATCCAGCTTTTCGACTTGCCCAGCCGGTCGGCCAGCCCCTGCTGCGTCATCCGCCGCCGTACCCGCCACTGCGCCACCCGCCGCCCGATCGGCACCTCACTCCGGCCGGTCACGCCGCCACCGCCGATCCGGCACCGCCCGGGTGGTCTCCTCCACCGGTACGCGCTCCGCCTCGGCCTGCTCCAGCAGCCGCCGCTTCGCCGCCTCCCGCTCAGCCGCCTGAATCCGCTCACCCCGACTGACCGACTCGTCGCCCTGACCTGGCATCCCCACCTCCATCAAGCTCGGCCGTGGAGATCGTGAGCAGGAGGGGGACTGTTCACCGTCTCATCTGGCCGAAGAAGGCGATCGCCTTCCCGAACTCGACGTTATGACGAGGCGGTGATTGAATGATTACTGCCAGTTATACGGCGAGACGAATGCCCATCCGACCGGCGAGCAGCCGCAGGTCGTCCGAAACTGCCCGACGCTTCGCCCGCTGAGCGAGGGTCACCACCGCATCGCGGGCAAGCGGGTTCAACGTGAACGGTATGGGCGCGGCACGTTCCGCCTGCACGAATGCGCCCAGCGCTTCCGCGTCCCGACGGCCGCTTTCTGACAGGGCGCGGCCGAGGTCAAGCCAGTAGGCCAACTGGCGGTTCGTTGCCGCCAGCACCTGCGGTCGGAGCGTCCGCGACAGCTCGATCACCCGGCCCATCTCTCCCTGCTCCGCTGCGATGGACATCTGCCACAGCCCAACGTTGGTAGGTCCGAATCCGCAGCCGTTGAAGCCCCCTCCGTCGGCCGGATCCCCGAGACTGTTCGCTTCCCGAGTCGCCTCGGCGAGATGGTCGCGAGCGACGTCCGAACGACCCTCGACGGTGGAGGCCAACGCCGCCGAGAGGTGAAGCTGCCCGAGCATTTGACGCACCCGTACATCGGCCGCGTCAGCCTGCAACTCGCTGAGCGACCGATCGGCGGCCCGTGCAGCAAGCGCCGCCGACTCGATCGGCAAGCTCTGCACGTACACAAATCGCGCCGCCGCCATCCACGCCGAATCCTCAGCACCCTCGGCAGCAGACACCGCGACCCTCGCCGCGCTAAGCGCCAGGTGCCGGTATCCAAGGTGCCGTAGGCATGTCGATGCCTGGTAAGCAGCCCGTGCCAGGATCGGACCGCCCACGGCGGCAGCCTCCACGAGCAGGCCCGGAAGCATCCTCGCCATGGCCGGGTAGTTGCAGATCATGCGGAGCTCATCGCTCCGCTCAATGTCGGCAGCCAACTGCTCCGGCGTGCAGGTCGGCCGCCGTCGTTCGCCGTCCTCGATCTCGATCAACGCTGACCAGATCGCCGGCACACACTCCGTGGCACTCTCACGGGCAGGATCGCCCGGTTCCGTGCCCTGGCCGAGCAGGTCGGCCACCGTGACCTGGAGGGCTGCGGCGAACGCCACGAGGGTGGAGCGCCGGTCGATGGTCTTCCGGCCCGACTCGATCTGGGAGACGTACGGCTGGCTGACGCCAGCAAGCCCGGCGAGGACGGCCTGAGACATCCCGCCCCGGCGCATCCGCCAATAGCGGATCCTCGCCCCAACGGTGTCAGCCTTCTGGACCATGGTCGTCGCCACCTCCCAGGTAGCCGATTTGCCAGCACCACACGACGCCTCGGCCTACAAGTTGGACGGTACTCCCGGTTGCCGTGCCATCGATACCCACGCACGCAGCAACGACGTTCATTGTGGCCCCTTCCGGAGATAACCTCTGGCAGACGGAATGACCGGCGCAGGGACGGGCAGATGAGCGACGACAACGGGACAGCCGGGGCAATCGCCTTCATCTTCGAGGCGGGCGTACTCAAACGCGCCGCCCGCACCGGCTGGTGGTTCGCCGGAGTCAAGCATCCCGAAACGATCGCCGAGCACTCGTTCCGTGCCGCGCTGATCGGCATGATGCTGGCCGCCATGGAGGGTGCCGACCCCGCCCGGGTGTCCATGCTCTGCGTCCTGCACGACACGCAGGAAACTCGGATCACCGACATCCCGCACATCGCCAAGCGCTACCTCACCGCCGTACCCAACACCGCAGTCACCGCCGACCAGGTCGCCGCCTGCGCACCCGCCGTGGCCGACGTCATCACCGCCGCCGTCGCCGAGTACGAGGCTGGCGAGACCCTCGAAGCCATCGTGGCGCGCGACGCCGACAAGCTCGAATGCCTCGTCCAAGCCGTCGAGTACCGCCACCAGGGCATCGACAACGTCCAACGCTGGATCGACAGCTCCCGCGCCGCCCTCAAGACCGCATCCGCCCACCGCCTCGCCGACGCCGCCCTCACCGGCCAACCCCTCGCCTGGCTCACTCCGGGAGGGGCCGTCGGCTCTGCCGGTCAGACGGGGAGGTAGTCACCGGCAGGAAACCGTCGTCGGGACAGGGCTTCACGATCACGCCCGTCCCACGTGGACTGCTCGTGTCTCCGATCGAGGGGAGAACTACGGCGTCACCGAGCCGGTGATCGATCGCGGCTCGGCGGATGGGCTGGCCGGTGGGTGAGTATGGGGACAGCGGTGACGGCATCGCCCGGTGGTTCTCTTTGGTCTGAGCGCGGCGATCGTCCTCACGTCCTCACCCGCGTGATGGCGCAAACGGTTCAGCTCGACAGGGGCCGGCAAGGACAACCTGGGTCGAGACTCGACCAGACTGTCGACGCTCATCGTTCTCGATCTCGATTAGCGCCGACCAGATCGCCGGCAGCCGGCACACGCTCGTCGGCATAGCTATTCATGTTTACACCTGCCACCATGAAATCGCAGGTCAACGGCTTGCCGAGGGCGGTGTCAGCAGGCTCGACGCCTGTGATCACCGCAGAGAAAGGGCGAGACTCTGATGGCAGTCCACCGACGCACGGATGCGAAATGGAATCGTTTCACGGCCGGCCGGTCGGCCTTCGTTCGATTCGTGGCCGGGTTGGTCGTCCTGACCGGCACGACCGGCTGGGCCGGAGCGACGCAGGCGGCCGTAGGCGGCGAACGGGGTGTGCGGGAGGTGCCTTGTCGCGCCGGCGAACTCTCGGCTGCGGTGAGCCGGCTCGATGCGGGACGCCGGGCCACCCTTCAACTCGCCGCAGCCTGCACCTACACGCTGGATCTTTCGAGCACCGCAACCGGTGGGACACCGACGGTGACCGGCCATCTCACGATCGTCGGGAATGGCGCGACAGTCATCGGCTCCGGGGCGGCGACGCCCGGCTGTTCTGGGGTCTTGCGGGTGGCCCCCGGTGGCAGCCTCAATCTGGTCGACACCACCGTGACGGGCGGCGACACCACCGACTGCGATGGCACCGGAAACCGCGAGGACGGTGCCGGAATCCTGGTCGATGCAGGCGGCACGGCACGCATCGAGCGCACCGTCATCACCCACAACAAGGCGGGGGGAAGTGGCGGCGGCATCGCCAACTTCGGTACGACGACCATCGTCAACAGCACGATCACCAGCAATGCCGCGGCCGGCAGCGGAGGCGGTGTCTACCAGGGTGCGGGACAGCTCAGCGTCGTGGATTCGAGCATCGGTCAGAACATTGCCAGGACGGGTGGTGGTCTGGCGATCGTCGGCGGGCAGACCGAGATCCGGGGTGGCACCGTCAGGGCCAACGCCGCTGGCGGTGACGGAGGTGGCGTCGCCGCTTCCGGGCCGACCACCAGCGTCACGATCAATCGGGCAGAGATCACGGCGAACATCTCCGGTGGCGGTGGCGGAGGAATCAGCAACTGGCAGGCCGCGTCGTTCACGCTCGACGAGAGCAGAGTGAGCCACAACAAGGCCCGGGCCAATGGTGGCGGTGTCCAGATCATGAATTCCCCGATGCTGATCGACCGCAGCAGGATCTCCGCGAACGTCACGACGAGAAACGGAGGCGGCATCGCCAGCAGAGCCCCGTCCCAGCCCGTCGAGGTCGTCGTACGCAGCAGCACGATCAGCCTGAATCAGGCGACGGGTGCGGCGTCGAGGGGCGGCGGACTCTTCAACGACGGCAGTCGGCTCCGGCTCACGAAGGACCTGGTCACACTCAACGTCTCCCGGCTTCCTGCCGGAGGGGTGGACAACACCCGCGGCACGGTGGTCCTCGACAAGACCGCAGTCTTGTTCAACCTGCCGAGCAACTGCCGCGCCGTTCTCTTCTGCGCTTGACAACGACCTGCGTGTCGTTGGGCCATCCGACCACCGGGGCCGTGACGGCCGCCCTCGCCCGGCCCAGGTGGATGGGTCAGAGCGCCACGATGGCCGCTGTTTCGGCTGGTAACTCGATCCTGTCGCGTTGGACGGTGACGCCCTCGCCCGTGGCCAGCAGGACCCGGCGGGCCACGCCCGGCAACGTCACCCGTTGCGGTTTGTCGGCAAGGTTGGCTGCTACCAGGCAGCCGCCTCGCCGCAGCACCAGAAACCGGTCGCCGTGCCGCACGTCGACCGCGAACAGGTGCGGGTCCGACAACTCGGGACGGGACTTCCGTAGGACGATCAGTCGCCGGTAGAAGTCGTACATCTGCCGGTGTTCGGGTTTGTCCAGCTCGGCCCAGTCGAGCCGGGAGCGTACGAAGGTCTGCCGGTCCTGGGGGTCGGGGACCTCGGAAGACGACCAGCCGTGGGCGGCGAACTCGCGCCGCCGGCCGGTGGAGACCGCCGTGGCCAACTCGGGCTCGGGATGCGACGTGAAGTACTGCCACGGCGTGGTGGCTGCCCACTCCTCGCCCATGAAGAGCATCGGAGTGAAGGGCGAGGTCATCAGCAGGGTCGCGCCGACGCGCAGCATGGCCGGCGACACCGACATGCTCAACCGGTCGCCCGTGGCACGGTTGCCGATCTGGTCGTGGTTTTGCAGGTAGGCCACGAAGCGGTGGCCGGGGGTGCGCTGGTCGACCGGGCGGCCGTGTTGGCGGTGGCGGAAGCTGGACCAGGTGCCGGTGTGGAAGAAGGCGCCGCGCAGCACCTCGGCGAGGCATTCCATGCTGCCGAAGTCGCCGTAGTAGCCCTGCTGTTCGCCGGTGAGCAGGGTGTGCAGGGCGTGGTGGGCGTCGTCGTTCCACTGGGCGTGCAGGCCGAAGCCGCCGGCCTCGCGTGGGGTGATCAGCCGGGGGTCGTTGAGGTCGGACTCGGCGATCAGCGACAGCGGGCGGCCCAGGTGCACCGAGAGGGTTTCGACCTCGACGGCGATCTCCTCCAGCAGGTGCACCGCGCGGGTGTCGGGCAGGGCGTGTACGGCGTCCAGGCGCAGGCCGTCGACGTGGTAGTCGCGCAGCCACATCAGGATGCTGTCGATGATGAAGCGGCGTACCCCGTCGGAGTGCGGGCCGTCCAGGTTGACCGCCTGGCCCCAGGGGGTGTTGCGGTCGCTGAGATAGGGCGCGAAGAGCGGCGCGTAGGCCCCGGAGGGGCCGAAATGGTTGTAGACGACGTCGAGGATCACCCCCAGCCCGCGCGCGTGGGCGGCGTCGACAAGCCGTTTGAGGCCGTCCGGGCCGCCGTAGGGTTCGTGCGGGGCGAACCAGCAGGCACCGTCGTAGCCCCAGTTGTGCTCGCCGTTGAAGGCGTTCACCGGCAGCAACTCGATCATGTCGACGCCGAGTTCGACCAGGTGGTCGAGCTTGCCGATGGCGGCGTCGAAGGTGCCCTCCGGGGTGAAGGTGCCGACGTGCAGTTCGTAGAGGATGCTGCCGGGCAGTTGCCGGCCGGTCCACGAGCCGTCGGTCCAGGTGAAGGCCGAATGGTCGTAGACGCGGCTCGGCCCGTGCACCCCGAAGGGCTGCCACATCGAGCGGGGGTCGGGCAGCGCCTGCTCGTCGTCGTCGAGCACGAAGGAGTAGTCGAGGCCGGCGCCGGGCAGCTCGACCTTCCACCAGCCGTTCCGGCCGGCGCGCATCTCGTGGTCGGCACCGTGCGGCAGGCGCAGCCGCACCCGCTTGGCCTCCGGTGCCCAGACCGTGAACTCAGACATGATCGCAGCCTCCCGAGTCAGGTGGTGGGCACCAGCAGCGCGACGGGATAGGTGGCCAACAGGTCGGCCAGGCGGACCTGACCGTCACTGTAGACCTGCCCGGTGAACAGGCACGACATCTCGTTAACGGGCAATGACAGGGTGGTTTCCCGCCAGCCGCCGGCCGCGGCCAGGCGCAGCGGCAGCCGGGTGGCGACGGCGAGTGCGCCGCCCCGGTCGAAGGCGACGGCGTGCCGGGCGGCCGGGCCGACCGCGATCACCGGCTGGTAGTCGCCGAACAGCTCCGGATGGTCGCGGCGGGCGCGCAGGGTCCGGGACACCACGAGCAGCTTCGCCGCGCCGGACTCGTCCACCGCCGGCTGCCAGCCGGCGTCGAGCCGGGCCAGCAGTTCCCGGCGTACGCCGAAGTCGACCGGGCGGCGGTTGTCCGGGTCGACCAGGGAGTTGTCCCACAGCTCGGTGCCCTGATAGGTGTCGGGCACCCCGGGCATGGCCAACTGGAGCAGCTTCTGGCCGAGCGAGTTGGACCAGCCCGGCGGGGTGATCTCGGCGGCGAACGCGGCCAGCTCCGCCGAGACGGCCGGGTCGTCGTAGATGGCGTCGACCAGGGCGTGCATGGCCTGCTCGAAGGCGGGGTCGGGGTCGGTCCAGCTGGTCGAGGCAGCGGCCTCCCGGGCGGCCTTCTCGGCGTACGCGTGCAAGCGCTCGCGTTCGATCGGCCAGGCGCCGACGGCGGTCTGCCAGAGCAGGTGGGCCAGGGCGGCGTCCGGCAGCGGCACCGCGGCCATCCACCGGGTGACCAGCTCGGCCCAGCGGTGCGGCAGCTCGGCGAGGACCGCGAGGCGGGCCCGGACGTCCTCGCCGCGCTTGGTGTCGTGGGTCGACAGGGTGGTCATGCTGGCCGGCCAGCGCTCGTGGTGGGCGGCGGCGAAGCGGTGGAAGCGGCCGGGTGGGGTGCCGAAGTGGGTGGGGCTGCCGCCGACCTCGTTGAGCGCGACGAACCGGGTCCACCGGTAGTAGGCGGTGTCCTCGACGCCCTTGGCCATCACCGCGCCGGTGAACTGCGGGAAGCGGCGGGCCAACTCGTCGTCGGGATCGCGCAGCCGGCGGGTGACCGCGTCCAGCGCGCCGGTCAGGTCGATGCGGCGGCGGCCCGCCTCGGCGCGAGCGTTGGCCAGGTGCCGGACGCCCTCGGGCGGGTAGCCCCGGTAGACCGGAAACGCGGCGGCCAGTTCGGCGAGGGCGGCGCGGGCGGCGGCCCGGTCCACCTCGGGGGCGAGCCCGGCGAGCCGGTTCAGCTCGGCGGCGAGCAGCCGGGTGGCCGCGCCGAGTTTGGTGTCGTGGGTCAGGTCGGCCCAGGAGGTGGCCCGGCCGGTGAGCCGGGTGTCCAGGGCGGTGAAGTCGGCCTCGCCGTCGCCGTCGACGAAGAGCCCGCCGACCGCCGCGAGGGCGTCGTAGCCGGTGGTGCCGGCCACCGGCCAGTCCGGCAGCTCCTCGCCGTACTCCAGGATCTTCTCCACGATCAGCCAGGCGTTCGGCGCGGCGGCGCGCAACCGGGCCAGGTAGCCGGCCGGGTCGCGCAGCCCGTCGGGATGGTCGACCCGGATGCCGTCGATCTCGCCGGCCTGCGCCCAGGCCAGGATCAGCTCGTGGGTGGCGGCGAACACCGCCGGGTCCTCCACCCGCAGCCCGGCCAGGCTGGAAACGGCGAAGAACCGGCGGTACGTCAGCTCGGCGTCGCCGCGTCGCCAGGAGACCAGCTGGTAGTGCTGCCGCTCGTGCACCTGCATCGGGCTGCCGTCGCCGGTGCCGTCGGCGATCGGGAAACGGTGCTCGTGATAGCGCAGCTCCCCGTCGGCCAGCTTCAGGTCGTCGAGCGCGTCGGGGCGGTCGGCGAGCACCGGCAGCAGCAGCCGACCGGCGTCCCAGTCGATGTCGAACCAGCTCGCGTACGCCGACTCGCGCCCCCGGCGCAGCACGTCCCACCAGGGCGGATTGGCCGCCGGCACGGCCACCCCGGCGTGGTTGGGCACGATGTCCACGACCAGGCCGAGCCCGACCTCGCGCAGCGCCCGCAGCAGCCGCTGCCGGCCGGCCTCGCCGCCGATCTCCGGGTTGACCTGGCGGTGGTCGACCACGTCGTAGCCGTGCGCGCTGCCCGGGGCGGCGGCCAGCAGCGGCGCGCTGTAGAGGTGGGTGACGCCGAGGTCGGCGAGGTAGCCGGCGATGCCGGCGGTGGTGTCCAGGTCGAAGCCGGGGCGGATCTGCACCCGGTAGGTCGCGCCGACGGGGTGCTCGGTCATCTCAGGCCACCCTCTCCAGCACCACCAGGGAGCGGTCCGGTACGCAGAGCGTGCCGCCGGCCTCGACGGTGGTGCCCTTGTCCTGGTCGGGTTCGGCGGTGCTGATCACCAACTCCCACCGCTGGCCGAACTCGACCGGCGGCGGGGTGAAGTCAAGTGGCGCGTCGTGGGCGTTGAAGCAGAGCCAGAAGGAGGCGTCGTGGTGGCGCTGGCCGTACTGGCCGCGTTCGCGGATGCCGTCGCCGTTGACGAAGAGCGCCACCGAGCGGCCGAAGTCGTTGCCCCAGTCTTCGCCGGTCATCTCCCGCCCGTCCGGGGTGTACCAGGCCAGGTCGGGCAGCGGCTCGTCCACCTCGCGACCGCGTACCGGCAGGCCGGTGAAGAAGCGGCGGCGCTGGAAGACTTGGTGTTGGCGGCGGAACTCGACAAGCCGGCGGGTGAAGTCGAGCAGCTCGGTGTCGACGTTGTCCCAGTCGACCCAGGCCAGCTCGCTGTCCTGGCAGTAGGCGTTGTTGTTGCCGCGTTGGGTGCGGCCCAGCTCGTCGCCGTGGCCGATCATCGGTACGCCCTGGGAGAGCATCAGGGTGGCCAGGAAGTTGCGCCGCTGCCGGGCCCGCAGGGTGCGTACGCCGGGGTCGTCGGTGTCGCCCTCGACGCCGCAGTTCCAGGACCGGTTGTGGCTCTCGCCGTCGCGGTTCTCCTCGCCGTTTGCCTCGTTGTGCTTGTCGTTGTAGGAGACCAGGTCGGCCAGCGTGAAGCCGTCGTGGCAGGTGACGAAGTTGATGCTGTGGAACGGGCGGCGGCCGTCGTCCTGGTAGAGGTCGGCGGAGCCGGAGATGCGGGAGGCGAACTCGGCGAGGGTGGCCGGCTCGCCGCGCCAGAAGTCGCGGACGGTGTCCCGGTATTTTCCGTTCCACTCGGTCCACTGCGGGGGGAAGTTGCCGACCTGGTAGCCGCCGGGGCCGATGTCCCACGGTTCGGCGATCAGCTTGACCCGGCTGACCACCGGGTCCTGCTGCACCACCTCGAAGAAGGTGGAGAGGCGGTCCACGTCGTAGAACTCGCGGGCCAGGGTGGCGGCCAGGTCGAAGCGGAAGCCGTCGACGTGCATCTCGGTCACCCAGTACCGCAGCGAGTCCATGATCAGCTGGAGCGAGTGCGGGCTGCGGACGTTGAGGCTGTTGCCGGTGCCGGTGTAGTCGACGTAGTAGCGCCGATCTTCCTCCGACAGCCGGTAGTAGCTGGGGTTGTCGACGCCCTTGAAGCTCAGCGTCGGGCCGAGGTGGTTGCCCTCGGCGGTGTGGTTGTAGACCACGTCGAGGATCACCTCGATGCCGGCCGCGTGCAGCGCCTTGACCATGCCCCGGAACTCCTGCACCTGCTGGCCGAGGTGACCGAGCGCGGAGTAGGCGTGGTGCGGGGCGAAGAAGCCGATGGTGTTGTAACCCCAGTAGTTGCGCAGCCCCAGGTCGGCCAGGCGGTGGTCGTTGACGAACTGGTGCACCGGCATCAGCTCGATAGCGGTGATCCCGAGCCGGGTCAGGTGCTCGATCATCGGGGGTGAGGCGATGCCCGCGTACGTGCCGCGCAGTTCCTCGGGGATGCCGGGCAGCCGCATGGTCAGCCCGCGTACGTGCGCCTCGTAGATCACCGAGTGGTGGTACGGGATGCGCGGCGGGGCGTCGTTGCCCCAGTCGAAGTACGGGTTCACCACCACCGACTTCGGCATGAACGGCGCCGAGTCGGTGTCGTTGCGCCGCTCCGGGTCGCCGTGCACGTAGTCGTAGACCGCCGGGTCCCACTGCACGTCACCGTCGATGGCCTTGGCGTACGGGTCGATGAGCAGCTTGTGCGGGTTGCAGCGCAGCCCGTTGCCCGGGTCGTACGGGCCGTGCACCCGGTAGCCGTATCGCTGCCCCGGCCCGAGCCCGGGGATGTACGCGTGCCAGACGTAGGCGTCCACCTCGCGCAGCTCGACGCGGCGCTCGGTGCCGATGTCCCACTCGTCGAAGAGACAGAGTTCGACCTTCTCCGCCACCTCGGAGAAGATCGCAAAGTTGGTGCCCATCCCGTCGTAGGTGGCACCGAGGGGATACCGCTCGCCCGGCCAGACCTGCATCTCGCTCCTTCGGCCAAGAATCATGAGCGCGCCCGCACCATGAGCGCCCCGTCCGGGGCCCCCGGGCGGTACGCCCGGCGGTAATGCCCCGCACGGTCCGCCACCAATCCATCCGATCGGGTGAATGCCTGGTATCCACCTGACTGATCCCGGATGAACCCTTGCGTGCCTTCGGTCACTGTGACCGTTCTCAAGGTGCAGAACCGGCCGGCATGACGTTTCCTTGTTCGCGGGCACGTGTCCGCGCGCCCGTTGATCCTCGCACCACCGGATGCGTACGCGCGTGTCCGAAACCCAATGCTGCTCTTTTCGCCGCCAACGATGCCGGCGCGCTTCCCGCTGCACGGACGGAGACTGATGTGACGACCACGCGGGTCGGCGGGCGCGCCGCCACCGCCACGGACCGGCTGCACCGCCCCACCCTCACCTCGCGGCCCCAACTCCCGACACCGCCCGGTCCGGCCACCCCGCCGCAGACCCGTCGCATCCTGATGCTGTCCTGGGAGTATCCGCCGGTGCTCGTGGGCGGGTTGGGCCGGCACGTGCACGCGCTGTCGGTGGCGCTGGCCGCCGCCGGGCACGAGGTCACCGTCGTCACCCGGCACGCCGAGGGCGCCCCGCTGGAGGAGTACGTCGACGGCGTCCGGGTGGTACGCGCCGCCGAGGACCCGGTCACCTTCCCACTGGCCACCGAGAGCCTGCTCGCCTGGACGATGGCGTTCAACCACACGCTGACCCGGGCCGCGCTGCGCGCCGCCGCCGCCGGCGGATACGACGTGATCCACGCGCACGACTGGCTTGTCGCGCACACCGCGATGACCCTGCGCGATCACCTGGACCTGCCGCTGGTCAGCACCATCCACGCCACCGAGGCGGGGCGGCACCAGGGCTGGCTGCCCGAGGAGATGAACCGCACCATCCACGGCGTGGAGCA
This DNA window, taken from Micromonospora sp. FIMYZ51, encodes the following:
- the treY gene encoding malto-oligosyltrehalose synthase, translating into MTEHPVGATYRVQIRPGFDLDTTAGIAGYLADLGVTHLYSAPLLAAAPGSAHGYDVVDHRQVNPEIGGEAGRQRLLRALREVGLGLVVDIVPNHAGVAVPAANPPWWDVLRRGRESAYASWFDIDWDAGRLLLPVLADRPDALDDLKLADGELRYHEHRFPIADGTGDGSPMQVHERQHYQLVSWRRGDAELTYRRFFAVSSLAGLRVEDPAVFAATHELILAWAQAGEIDGIRVDHPDGLRDPAGYLARLRAAAPNAWLIVEKILEYGEELPDWPVAGTTGYDALAAVGGLFVDGDGEADFTALDTRLTGRATSWADLTHDTKLGAATRLLAAELNRLAGLAPEVDRAAARAALAELAAAFPVYRGYPPEGVRHLANARAEAGRRRIDLTGALDAVTRRLRDPDDELARRFPQFTGAVMAKGVEDTAYYRWTRFVALNEVGGSPTHFGTPPGRFHRFAAAHHERWPASMTTLSTHDTKRGEDVRARLAVLAELPHRWAELVTRWMAAVPLPDAALAHLLWQTAVGAWPIERERLHAYAEKAAREAAASTSWTDPDPAFEQAMHALVDAIYDDPAVSAELAAFAAEITPPGWSNSLGQKLLQLAMPGVPDTYQGTELWDNSLVDPDNRRPVDFGVRRELLARLDAGWQPAVDESGAAKLLVVSRTLRARRDHPELFGDYQPVIAVGPAARHAVAFDRGGALAVATRLPLRLAAAGGWRETTLSLPVNEMSCLFTGQVYSDGQVRLADLLATYPVALLVPTT
- the glgX gene encoding glycogen debranching protein GlgX — protein: MQVWPGERYPLGATYDGMGTNFAIFSEVAEKVELCLFDEWDIGTERRVELREVDAYVWHAYIPGLGPGQRYGYRVHGPYDPGNGLRCNPHKLLIDPYAKAIDGDVQWDPAVYDYVHGDPERRNDTDSAPFMPKSVVVNPYFDWGNDAPPRIPYHHSVIYEAHVRGLTMRLPGIPEELRGTYAGIASPPMIEHLTRLGITAIELMPVHQFVNDHRLADLGLRNYWGYNTIGFFAPHHAYSALGHLGQQVQEFRGMVKALHAAGIEVILDVVYNHTAEGNHLGPTLSFKGVDNPSYYRLSEEDRRYYVDYTGTGNSLNVRSPHSLQLIMDSLRYWVTEMHVDGFRFDLAATLAREFYDVDRLSTFFEVVQQDPVVSRVKLIAEPWDIGPGGYQVGNFPPQWTEWNGKYRDTVRDFWRGEPATLAEFASRISGSADLYQDDGRRPFHSINFVTCHDGFTLADLVSYNDKHNEANGEENRDGESHNRSWNCGVEGDTDDPGVRTLRARQRRNFLATLMLSQGVPMIGHGDELGRTQRGNNNAYCQDSELAWVDWDNVDTELLDFTRRLVEFRRQHQVFQRRRFFTGLPVRGREVDEPLPDLAWYTPDGREMTGEDWGNDFGRSVALFVNGDGIRERGQYGQRHHDASFWLCFNAHDAPLDFTPPPVEFGQRWELVISTAEPDQDKGTTVEAGGTLCVPDRSLVVLERVA